The Nitrospirota bacterium genome contains a region encoding:
- a CDS encoding methyl-accepting chemotaxis protein, protein MIEKSFERKFILRFTGIVLTGMGVIALLLYIAIPSLEIRHYADAIQSFIEADDALSGVIRAALIVESIVISGVVVLVAVLASHKIAGPVYSLRRVLNELVNTRKVRPITFRSYDQLQDTAGSFNTMINGLNEHFRAISDAYEEFEGARKEIDDTPESAERLKEKVDNLGKAIERFRV, encoded by the coding sequence ATGATAGAGAAGAGTTTTGAGCGTAAATTTATTCTGAGATTCACAGGCATTGTGTTAACAGGCATGGGTGTAATTGCCCTGTTACTTTATATTGCTATCCCGAGTTTAGAAATCAGGCACTATGCTGATGCCATACAGTCATTCATAGAGGCCGATGACGCCCTTTCAGGCGTTATAAGGGCCGCTTTAATAGTGGAGTCTATAGTCATATCCGGCGTGGTCGTCCTGGTTGCAGTGCTTGCCTCACATAAGATAGCCGGTCCGGTTTACAGCCTCCGGAGGGTCCTTAATGAACTTGTGAACACAAGAAAGGTCAGACCCATAACCTTCAGAAGCTATGACCAGCTTCAGGATACTGCCGGCAGTTTTAATACAATGATAAACGGACTGAATGAACATTTTCGCGCCATCAGCGATGCCTATGAGGAATTTGAGGGAGCGAGAAAGGAAATAGATGATACGCCTGAATCTGCAGAAAGGCTCAAGGAAAAGGTGGATAACCTTGGTAAGGCGATTGAAAGATTCAGAGTTTAG